The region CTaatgttgttttcattttgtaaaaTCTATAATGTGTTCTAAATTGTGTTCATTGAGTTTCAACAAATGTCAAAATCTCTCATTCGGCTTGCACATAAGTTCACATCCGAACTATGAGGCTCATTAAAACGACTTCCAGACATTTTGCATATTAACCACAAAGTGGACAATAAACACCTGACATGCTTTAAGTGTCAGAGTATAAATGTCTTCATCCAAAGACAAATTTCTGTGCTGTGAAATCATTTGGTCCGTGTCACGTCTTGCCCACACTGGGGGATTACGCTTACACACTCCCAACTCAGTGTGACAAAGTGTGAAATCTGGATCACATTAAAGAGAGACAagtttctctctctcacacttaACTGGAAgaagagaggtgtgtgtgtgtgtgcgcgtgtgcgtgtgcgcacacGCTGTGGGAACACGGCGCTCAATAATTCCAACTGACAAGAGAATAGTTTTCTTTAGTTCTCTGAAGTGGGCCCAGCTCATTTGTACAGCCTGGAGCCATGCAGaggtgaagtgtgtgtgtgcgcgtgcctcCGTGCGTGGCATAGAGTGAGAGTGACAAGGCCTTTGTGTGGGAGGTTCTACATTTAGGAgttgagaagaaaaagaaaaggtggGACCAATAACTAAAAGGTGGGAGCGCTAACTTAACTAAATTTACAAAAAGTATTGCGAATTGGGACACACCTCTTAATTAACGGCTGAATCAATCAAATATTGGAATTGGGTTCTTAGTTGTTGATTGGTCCTCTTATCAAGACTTTTTGAGGGAATGTCTTGTCCAGTGTAATGCCCATGATGTTATAATTAGTTTTTGTGTGGAAGAAGTTACACATGGGGACATTTTGTAGTCATTCCATATTTTTTATCAAACTTTACTTTATTAGGTGCAGCGTGACCCAATACTCTTGTCCGTATGTTGGCCAGTTCTGATTAAAGTGCCAACTGGTTGACGCCAATTGCTCATTTTCTTCCTGTCGGGAAAATGACAATCCAAGACTTTTGCCTGTAGGTTTTCCCATTCCAATGAAAATTTCCATCGTCCCCACAAAGGATGCAGATTAGTTCATTTGTTTTTAGATAGCTCGACTCACACCCGTAATCAACTCCAGTCATAATCCTTCACAACTATGTCAGGACTCCAAAATGTCTTTCATATTAGCTTCCTTTGGGCAGAATGATCACATATCCCAAAACCTTTGCCCATGGAGTGATCATCTCACTCTTTATGTGTGCCTATTGCAAATAAGTGAGCCTGGCTGTGTCTTGTTGGAGTCACTCCTCGTAAGTGGACCTTAAAAAACAGGAAAGAACGCGCAGGAGGAGGATCAGGCCTGATGACTCTCCACAATAGTCTTAATTGAGCTtctcacgcacacactcgcacacacagcGGTAATATGGCATGCACAGACCTGGAACCCAtgtgcacacatacacagtCACACCTGAGCCTCCCTCAATAGACGCCATTCACTTGGCTGACAAGCGAGGACAATGGAAGAAATGGTGGACGTGTCTGAGCGCATCAATCTGCCGCCGCCATCATCTTTTCCTTCCTGCCGTGACTTTGGGTGATATCACGTTTCTATTTCCACGCTTTTACTCCTTGCCTTCACTTGTGCAACTGAGGTCATAgaggcacgcacacgcacgcacgcacacacgcacacaaaaacacagagTTACTGGGCCTCCTTTGATGTGTCGATGCCAGTAAACAGTATTTATTGTTCACGAAATCCCAGTTTAAATGCGTGAATAGGACAGGTGCTGGTGTTCTCCCTTTCTCAGAGGAAGTGGAAAATAAGTAGTCATAAGCATCCAGTTGGGTATGTATGGACCTGCTTTTAGGGAGCAGGGTAGTCCCGGAAGGGCTAGAACATGGGCGAATTCCAAATGGACTTGGGTCCAAACAACACGCCGGGCGTCGTCGGCGACCTCGACCACTGACTAAGAGACCGCAGGCAGCATAATAAATCATACAATACAGGTCATACAAAAGTTAGAAGTGGTTACCTGAATGTGAGGTGGTTGGTCATTTGGCTGGACGTCCTGTGAGGAATTGTGCCTGCAAGGAAATGCAGAATATATAGCATGTGACATTCCCAACCACCAGAAAttcaacatttgtttgttgaACAGTGCATAGTCAGCTTGCTAAATGATTGATACCTGATCACTTTTAAGCCATTCATAATACTCGGAACTAAAGAGTGCAAAATGTTCAACAAAAGtacacaaatgtatttttttttttttcttcacaagaACCATTGTCGAACCCCGACAGAACATTTTGGTTTTTTCCTGAGCGTATTTACAGTGAAGCCACTTGAGAACTTCACGTGGGGAAGCTCAACCTTTAGAGGACATTCCCGGGAATCCCTGGCGGGAATAGTAACAGTACTTACCCATGCCTCCGTCATGTAGAGGACTGAACAGTGACAAACTGGGGGCACGTGGAGGCtgacacacacaaccacacatttgGTGACAAAATGTTAGCATGTGTCTTCAGGTCTCCACGCAGTAAATGTGGATATTAACACTTACTTTACGTAAGAAACTCAATTGTTCATCCCTGTCCGTGTTGTCACCACTGCTGAACGGGAGACACAACATAATAAACATTTTCATGGCACAAATTCAACAAAATGAACTCAAAGGCAGGCaatatttcatttatattttcTCCAGGATAGACGCACTAGGGAAAATTGTTTTACTTACAAAAAGGAAATCAGAGGGCTTTCGCCCAATATATTATTTGGTCCCTTTCCTAATTTAGTCATCTGATAGTGAAAAATAATTCTATTGCATTTAGAAAAAAGGTATCTAATGATGAATAAATGGACTTAGCAAAGCTGAAATAAAGAGCAATGTCAGAAAAACAGCCTtggaaaagaaagcaaaagacAGATGGCTCTGCAGTCAAAGTTGCTGATCTACCATGGGTCATGGATGAAGTCTGAGTCGATGAGATCCGGGAAACCCAATAGGAATTGGTGACTAAAGCCAAGCAAAGCTGCGCTTGTTCAGGTTTGTCTATAAGTGTGTGTATATAGATAGCTCCAGGGCAGAGCAAAAATCAGTGGCGAAAGctcagcttgtgtgtgtgtgcgtgcgtgtgctgtCAAAACGGGTTCATGGCACTCACATGTTGCAGGATGAGGAATGCTTGGAGAGTGGCATGGGAGAACTGAACAGCATCTGCGGGACTAAAGCAAAGGAGGAacaatgacacacacgcacacacggctaatcaccccaaaaaaagataaattgcCTCTTGACAGCTAAAAAGACATTTGTATTATTTGGTGAATAACAACAATTATCATTGAGACCCGTCATCCGTGTGATTAAGATGCCATGTGGGTAGTCGCTGAAATGTAATCTCTGCCTGGCTGCTTTAGCGAGTATGTTTGGCTCACAGTAAGGAGGTCTGGGCTCCAATCTCCATGGTCTCCAGGAACTCCGTTAATTGTCCTTAGGCGTGAATATGAGTGTGAATGAATGCTCGTCAAAACAAAGCCATGTGATTCACTAGTGGCCAATCTAGGGCATACTTCTACATATATATGGAGGGTAGGCTGAACATGCGGTTGTAgttatttttaaacccaaagaAAACTTTGGGTTGTAACAGACATCAATATTAGTTTGTCTACCTTGTTTTCCGTGCAAGCTTTGGGAGGTTTGGCCCatcgatgatgacgacgacttCAAACTGGAAGAAGAGCACAGACAACAACTCGTATCTGTACTTgtacttaaaaaagaaaacactattGTCTTCAGGTCACACAATTAACATCAGTACTGGGGTCACACAGTTCATCGTGACAGTCTTGGATCAGACCATTACGTTTTAGATTTTTTGGGGATTGCAAAGAAAGGGAAGTCGACAGGATGATCCCGGTGGCGTTCCAGAGGGAGACAAAGCGGGAAGATGCTTGCCGAGATTATCGGGGTGGCGCACAAAGACCACATTGTGAGCCGCTGCCATATGCGCAAGGTCACTGGACGCGGTGGGGCAAGACAAAACCGTGATATAAAAGTGGCAGAAAAGCACTTACTCCTTCAACATGATGCTATTGATCACAACTGGGTGACGACATTTGAAAGGACAATAATGGGGCTTTAATTCTATCTTTAAAACTCTTTTTACCTCTCTGCTATATCTGTTTCTTTGATTACACTGAGAACAATATTTTTCGGGTCAATGTGACCCATATCTGTAACCTGTTAGTCATTTCTCAGGAACAGCAAAAATGTTCCTGGTTCAGTGTGACCCATTGCCAGACcaatatttttaataaacaatATAGTTTTGTCACGTACGCATTTACATTTGTAAAActatcaatataaaaaaagtcTAACCTATTTTTTCTACTATTCTTTCTTGGCAACATCCATGTTTAACGATAAATGTGAAAACAGCGACACCGAGTGGTAGAAGAGAGACACACCTGCAGATGAAGACTAAACGTTAGGTTTGGGGTTTCTTTTTTGCTTACAGAAATTAAAATGGAGTCCATGTGACTGTTGCATTTTTGCTATAATTATCAGTATAGACGTGTCACAAGTACCTTTGAACTGAATATTCCAGTTTAGCAATGTATGCACTCTGTTCATTCATCTTCCtgtgacaaaggaaaaaaaagttgcatttttattttcttcccccCTCTCCATTGTGATATCATTGGTTAATTCAACTCACTTGTTCATCTTCTGCATTTCCTGCTTCATCTTAACCCAGTCCGCCTCCAATTTCTCGTTCTGTTTTGTTCAAGAAACAGGACAACACAGAAATGAATGCATGTTCAGGCCAAGCGAGAGAAGACTACTCACCCTTTTCTGATAGTATGCCACCAATTTTTTACTATGTTTGACTTGGAACATTGCAACCTGAAGAGAACAAGTGGAGAAAACTAGCATTAACAACATACAAACCATAAGATTCGGTCCATTTAACTGATGACACAGAGGTATTTAATGTCAATCAAATTAACACTTACATACACTGGAACCTCTAAAAGTAACACAACTTGAAGTTCACGACATagtttgcataataatttggccCTAAATCCAAAGAAAATTCCAAAGCAGTTTCATCGTATTTGGATGCCGTCTGGGCAACGAGATTCC is a window of Syngnathus typhle isolate RoL2023-S1 ecotype Sweden linkage group LG1, RoL_Styp_1.0, whole genome shotgun sequence DNA encoding:
- the LOC133165517 gene encoding probable E3 SUMO-protein ligase RNF212, which produces MSQWVCCNACFLPPSSELRMALTSCGHVVCSVCYKKGKQGRCLICKDKCQVIPLTDQSRTEVKELFSQVKVAAKKQLSEIKKVAMFQVKHSKKLVAYYQKRNEKLEADWVKMKQEMQKMNKKMNEQSAYIAKLEYSVQSLKSSSSSMGQTSQSLHGKQVPQMLFSSPMPLSKHSSSCNISGDNTDRDEQLSFLRKPPRAPSLSLFSPLHDGGMGTIPHRTSSQMTNHLTFSQWSRSPTTPGVLFGPKSIWNSPMF